In Camelina sativa cultivar DH55 chromosome 16, Cs, whole genome shotgun sequence, a single window of DNA contains:
- the LOC104750116 gene encoding metalloendoproteinase 5-MMP-like: MRFLILVTILTSFFTVTPISAKFYTNVSSIPPLQFLNATQNAWETFSKLAGCHIGEKIDGLSKLKQYFHRFGYISAAAVDNCTDDFDDVLQSAIDTYQKNFNLKVTGKLDSSTLRQIVKPRCGNLDMIDGVSEMNGRRKLRTTERYSFFHGKPRWPKRKRDLTYAFVPQNNLTEEVKRVFERAFTRWSEVTPLNFTRSESLLGADIVIGFFSGEHGDGEPFDGAMGTLAHASSPPTGMLHLDSDEDWLISNGEISRRILPVTSVVDLESVVVHEIGHLLGLGHSSVEDAIMFPAISGGDRKVELAKDDIEGIQHLYGSNPNGDGGGEKKSSRERQTSGGDSLRRWRGCVFSLPLVATCIFFICF; encoded by the coding sequence ATGAGATTTCTTATACTAGTAACGATCTTAACAAGCTTCTTCACAGTGACTCCAATCTCAGCCAAATTCTACACAAACGTATCTTCAATCCCACCGTTACAATTCCTAAACGCAACGCAAAACGCGTGGGAAACGTTCTCGAAACTCGCCGGTTGTCACATCGGTGAAAAAATCGACGGCCTCTCCAAACTCAAACAATACTTTCATCGTTTCGGTTACATCTCCGCCGCCGCCGTCGATAACTGCACCGACGATTTCGACGACGTGCTCCAATCAGCGATCGACACGTACCAgaaaaatttcaatctcaaagTCACCGGAAAACTCGATTCCTCTACTCTCCGGCAGATCGTGAAACCACGATGCGGGAATCTGGATATGATCGACGGTGTTTCGGAGATGAACGGCCGAAGAAAGCTTCGTACGACGGAGCGGTATTCGTTTTTTCACGGGAAGCCGCGGTGGCCGAAACGGAAACGAGATCTGACTTACGCGTTCGTGCCGCAGAACAATCTGACCGAAGAGGTCAAACGCGTGTTCGAACGCGCCTTCACGCGCTGGTCGGAGGTGACGCCGTTGAATTTCACGCGCTCCGAGTCACTCCTCGGAGCTGATATAGTGATTGGGTTCTTCTCCGGTGAACATGGAGATGGTGAGCCGTTTGATGGAGCGATGGGGACGTTGGCTCACGCTTCGTCTCCTCCTACGGGGATGTTGCATTTAGACAGTGACGAGGATTGGTTGATCTCTAACGGTGAAATCAGCCGTCGGATATTGCCGGTGACGTCGGTGGTTGATCTTGAATCGGTTGTGGTTCATGAGATCGGACATTTGCTAGGGTTGGGTCACTCGTCGGTGGAAGATGCGATTATGTTTCCGGCGATTTCTGGTGGTGATCGGAAAGTGGAGTTAGCTAAGGATGATATAGAAGGGATACAGCATTTATACGGTAGTAACCCGAACGGAGACGGTGGTGGTGAGAAGAAGAGTAGCCGTGAGCGTCAAACTAGCGGTGGTGATAGCTTGCGTCGGTGGAGAGGGTGTGTGTTTAGCTTACCATTGGTTGCCACgtgtattttctttatttgtttttag